CCTCGATCCTCCATGTCGAACTCGTAGTTGTACGTGCACTTGCTGCTGCAGAACCACGCCGGACCGTCCCGTCCCTCCGGGAGATCCCCCTCGAAGTACGTCTGCCCGGCCGGACCGGGGTGCTCGCTGATCACCATCCCACACTGGTCGCAGTGCTGATCGCCGTCGAGTGCGATCGGCTCCGGGATCTCCGAGCCGAGACAGCCGGCGAGTCCGACCGTCGAGAGCGTGACTGTTGTGGCCGTCCCCGACAGGAGCCGACGTCGGGTGAGATCCGTCGCGAAACAGTGGTCCGTCATGTAGCAACGTAGGCGAGGCGACGAATTAGGCCGTCTGGTACGACCGACGAAACGCGCCGGCCGTATCCTCGCGACTCACGTCCCGATCACACTTCGAGCGTTCGAGCGAACGCCCAGGGGAGACGCGCGTAAATCTCCGCGTTGGCCTGCAGCGCCTCGATGGTGGTGTACTCGTCGACGGCGTGGACGGTGTCGGTACCGAGCGCGAACTCGACGGTCGGAATGCCTGCGTTTCGCAGCTTCTTGGCGTCGCCGCCGCCCGTCGCGCTCCGGCGATAGATGTGTTCGCCTGTGACCTCGCCGGCGACGGTTGCGACTGCCTCGACGATCGGTGCGTCGATCGGCTCTGCGGTCCCGACCGACCAGCTGGTGTCGGCAATCGTGACGCCTTCGACGTCGTCGATACACTCCCGGATGTACGCGAGGATCCGGGGGGTGTCGACCCGCGCAGTCACCCTGACGTCGAGTCGGGCCCGGGCGAACTGCGGCACACTGTTTACGGCTTCGCCCCCCTCGATCGTTCCTAGATTGACCGTCGGTCGAGTGAAAAGCTCCCGTGCGGCTTCCTCGCCCATCACCGGGGCGTAGTAATCGACCGACTCCTCGACGATCGATTCGATCGCGGGATCGAGATCGAACGTCCGGGCGGGAAGCCGAGCCCGGAGGCGCTCGATCGCGGTCCACAGCCTGTCGATCGCGTTTTTCCCCAGCATCGGACGGGAGCCGTGGGCGGATTCGCCGGTCGCCGAAAGCGTCAGCCAGATACTCCCCCTGTCGGCGACCGTGACCGAGTGATTGCCGCGCTCGCAGGTCGTCTCGCCGATTACGCAGGCATCGGCGTCCAGTTGACCCGATTCCAGGAGCGCCTTCAGCCCCGCACCGCCCGTCTCCTCGTCGCTGACGGTCGCAAACGACAGCGTCACCGGTGGGGTGGTCCCCGTTTCCGCGAACGCCCGGGCGGCGACCAGCATCGACGCGAGCGGTCCCTTCATGTCTGTCGCGCCGCGGCCGTACAGCCGTGTTTCATTGTCGCCGTTTTTCGAGACCCCGACGCGCTCCCCGAGGGGATCGTACGTCCACGCTTCGCGGTCGAACGGGACGGTGTCCACGTGGCCGTTGTAACACAGCGTTCGGTCGGTCTCGCCGGGAAGCGTCGCGAGCAGATTCGGCTTTGCCGGGTCGACGGCGTGCCGCTCGACGTCGAACCCCCATTCGACGAACCAGCCCTCGAGGGTGTCCACGAGCCCCCGGGTTTCTCCCGGCGGGTTCTGCGTGTCGACCGACAGGAGTTCCATCGCGAGATCCGCGAGCTGTTCGTTGCTCTCGCGGACGAACGCGATCGGCTCCGGGACGCGGGACATGTCTCTCTGCCGTAGCTACGCCGGATTCAGTTAAAAGTGTGTGGTTGGCACAAAACTACAAAAACACGACGATTCGTCGACGGAGTCTCGGGTGGACGGGGGAGAGAAGCGCGCCGAGCTAATCGTCCGCACTCGCGGGCGTGCCGACGGTCGCGCGCTGGCTCCGCCAGACGCCTTGAAGATACGCGCCGACGAACATGCCGGCGATCGCCCACAGGATCGGCCAGTTGCCGATGCCGACGCTGGCGTAGGCGGCGCCGGGACAGATGCCGGACAGTCCCCAGCCGACGCCGAAGATCGAGCCGCCGACGAGCACGCTCCGGTCGAACGGCTTGAGCCGCCGGCCGTAGCCATCGCCGGTCAGCGGCGCCCGATCGCGGAGACGAGGGACGACCCAGAACGTCACGCCGGTGACGATCGCGGCGCCGAACATCACGAACAGCAGCCCGAAGTCGGTGAACTGCAGGAAGTCGAGGACGACCTCGGGTCGTGCCATGTGGCTGAATCCGAGGCCGAACCCGAACAGCAGTCCCCCGACGAAGATCAGGGGCATGAACAGCGGGTGTCGTCCGGACCCGCTGTCGGGGGCGATCCCGGCGCTCATGGCGTCACCCCCAGCGCTGCGACGAGTTGGGCCGTTCCGATCGCGACGATCAGGAACGTCGCGACGCCGACCAGCGAGGTCTTCGACCGCGAGCCGACGCCACAGACGCCGTGCCCGGAGGTACAGCCCTTGCCGATTCGGGTGCCGATGCCCACGAGGATCCCGCCGAAGAACAGCCGCCACGGCTGGACGTCGGTCGTCCACGCGCCGCCCTGATAGACGACGGCGTAGACGACCGCCCCGAGCAGGATCCCTGCGGTGAAGACCAGCCGCCAGTCGCGGGAGGGACGGTACTCCTGGAACCGGGACTGGTCCGAGACGTACGACAGCGTCGACTCGAGGAACGTGCTCGCGCCGGGGATCAGGCTTGTGCCCAGATAGATCACCACGACGCCCAGGCCGACGAACAGGCCACCGATGGCGTACCGGCTGATCCCGTGGGGGAACAGCGCATCGTAGGAGACCCCTCCGAGAAGCGCCCAGACCAGCGTCCCGAGCGGTTCGATTCCCATCACTGTCCTGCGATCAGTCCCCGGTCAGCGCGTCCTGGCTGGCCGCACAGTTGTTCGGGCCGAGCTCGAGGGTGAACGCCTCGTCGTCGTCGACCGACTGTTGGCCGAGGTTGGTCGCGATGATGTCCTCGTAGTTGGCCGGGCGCGGGGGCATGTCCGCGAGCACGATCTCGACGAACTCATCCTCGTCGACCGAAAGCGCGTCCATGGTCTCGACCAGTTCGCCGATCGGCGCCGTGTAGGTTCCGTCCGCGGCGGGCTCGGCGGCGTCGCTGAAGTGGGCGCCGCCGATCAAGACGTCGTCGGGAAGCGTCAGTACCCGCTCCTGGAGCGACTCGTACAGCTGGCGGGCCGCGTCGGGGGCCCCCTCGTCTCCCTCCTCGAGGTCCGGTCGCGCGACGCTTTCGACGAACAGCCCATCGCCCGTCGCGAGCAGGCTCCCGCCGATCAGGTAGGAGGTCATTCCCGTCGTGTGACCGGGCGTGAACACCGTCTCTATCGTGGCGTCGCCGACCTGGAACTCGTCGCCGTCGGCCGCCTGCGTCAGTTCGTCGGCGTAGGTGACACCGCGGTCGACTGCGGCCGCCGGGATGACTCCCTCGACTCCCTCGTCGTCGAGATCCCGGACCCCGGAGATGTGGTCCGCGTGAATGTGGGTGTCGATCGCGTACTTCAGGTCGACGCCGAGCTCCGCTGCGTCCTCGAGATACCGGTCGGTAAACGCCCGGAGCGGGTCGACGATCGCGGCTTCGCCGTCGTCGTACACGAGGTACCCGAGACAGCCGCTGGAGGGACGCTGATACTGCAGGAGCGTCCCCGGTCCGTCGTAGCGTTCGACCTCGACGGCCTCGTAGATCGACGCCCAGCCGTTCATCCCCTCCTCGAGATGGTCCACGTCGTAGCCGCGCTCGATGAGCGTGCCGGCCACGTAGTCGCTCGCCCCGCCCTTCGCACAGAGGACAGTGATCTCCTCGTCGTCGGGAATCTGCTCGAGGACCGACTCGTCGATCTCGTCGTCCAGGAACTCGTAGTAGGGTATGTTGATGCTTTCGACGTTCTCTCCGTCGATGCGCCACTCCTCGTAATCGCTTTCCATCCGCGTATCGAGGAGCGTGACGGGTTCGCCCGCGTCGATCTGCTCCTTCAGCGCTTCAGGGGTTATCGACTCCACCGGAACGTCCGGAGTTGGGAAGTCCATCTCGTCCATGTACATCTGCTAGTACCGGATGCGTCCCCATAAAACTTTGTATAGTAATTCCTATTTAGCACAATATTAGTGGGTGGGGTGTCGCCCGGAATTAATACCTGATTGCGCGCTCGACGCGCGGATGTGGTAACTTATAAAAAAGTTATTAAAATATGGAGAGAGCAGACTAACCTTTGAGCGGAGGTTTTTTAAATAGAACTTCCGTCGGAATCCGTCCACCGCCCCGCCGATCGAGACAGCTGCATCCTTTTAAGTATCTTCGTAAAATGGGTTGTATTTCCGGGGCGCAGTATTGTATATACAACACAATCTTTTTAACAACCCGGCCTGTATTGTGGGATAGACCCAACACGGGTAGACGAACTATGAGCACGGATTACACAGTCACGGAGACGCTCGACGTAAAAGGACTCAACTGCCCAATGCCTGTCGTGAAGGCGAAGCAGGCGACCGACGACCTCGACACCGGTGAGGTGCTCGAGATCGTCGCCACGGATTCGGGAAGCATGAGCGACATCGACGGCTGGGCCGGCGGAACCGACGGGGTCGAGCTGCTCGAACAGGAAGAACGCAACGAGGACGGGGAGACGTTGTACGTCCACTTCGTCCGGAAGACCCAGTAAAATGAGTACCGACACGCCAGATTCGGGGCCGGCGGACGACGCAGACGCCGCCGGCGACGCGGAATCGACGGCCGAGGAGATCGATCCGGCCGAGGAGATTGACCCGGCGGAGCTCCAGGCGCGCATCGAGGAGCTGGAAGAAGAACTCTCGGCGGTGAAAGCTGCGACCGACGACGGTGAAAAGTCGATGACGATCATCGCCACGAAGGGGAGCTTCGACATGGCGTACCCGCCGTTGATCCTCGCAAGTACTGCCGCCGCGTTCGGGTGGGACGTCGTCGTGTTCCACACCTTCTGGGGACTGGACATCCTCCACGAGGAGAAGTCCAGGGAGCTCAAACTGAGCGCCGTCGGCAACCCGAGCATGCCGATGCCGAACGCGCTTGCCGCGCTGCCCGGCATGGACTCGGTTGCGACCAAGATGATGAAGCGCCGCATCGAGGAGAACGGCACGGCGACCGTCGAGGAGCTGATCGACCTCTCGCTGGACACCGGCGTCGATCTCCAGGCCTGCCAGATGACGATGGATCTGATGGGGTACGAAGCGGAGGACCTCCACGACGGCGTCACGACCGACGTCGGCGCCGCGACGGCGCTCGAACACATGGCCGACTCCGACGTGCAGCTGCTGATCTGATCTCTTCTGGCGGTTTCGAGCGGCTCTCGCCACAGCACGAAACTCTTATGCGCGCGCCCTTGCAACCGCGAGACACATGTCCGTTCGACTTCTCGATTTCCACGCCGACTGGTGTGGCCCGTGCAAAACGCAGGACCCGATCCTCGAGGAGCTCTCCGAGGAGTGGGGTGACCGCTTCGAACTCGTCAAAGTCGACGTCGACGAACAGCAGGACGTCGCCAACGAGTACCAGGTGCGATCGCTCCCGACGCTGATCGTGGAAAACGAGGACGGGATCGTCGACCGGTTCGTCGGCGTCACCCAGAAGGAGGACCTCGAGGTCGCGCTCGAGGACGCCGGCGCCTGAATCGGACAGCCCTGTCGGCCGTCGCTTCTCGCAACTGTTAACAACGCGCCGCCAGTACTGAGTCTATGGCCTCGTTCGAACCCGCTGAGCGTCGTACGTTGGATAAACTCATCTGTATGCGCTGTAACGCCCGGAACCCGACCCGAGCGGACAGTTGTCGAAAATGCGGCTACAGCCGCCTGCGCCCGAAAGCGAAAGAACGACGCAGCGCCTGATTCGCTGCCGCGGAGGACGCACCGCTACAGGTCGTACTGCCGAAACGCTCATCTCGATGACTCGTAACTCAAGATTTTGCTGAACCAGTCGGTTCGATCGTTCAACAAGAGCGACAGAAAGTTGAGGTATCCCTGAAGATGATGCTTCGAGACGCCTCTGAACTTCGCCAGCCACTGGCGAAGGAAGCTATGGCGGTTCTCGCAGCTGTTGACGTGAGCGTCGCCGATCACGTACGTTTCATCGTGCGTGATCGCCAGATGAGCATCAATCCCGTCGTACTCGTCGATCTCATCGTAGATCGTGTAATCGTCCGTACACAGAATTACCGTCTTGTCACCTTTGTCGGCGATCTCTTCGTCCACATCTTGGAGATTCTCTCGCACCAGAAACTCAACTCGTCCGTCGCTCCGACGGACGAGTGTCACGACTGGCGGTTTGTCCGACTCGAAGCTTCCTCGTCCCTTTTTTTGAGTCCGCGCGAGCGCGGACTCTCATCTTCCTTTTCGATCCCTTTCTCACCTGCCGTCACATAGATCTCGTCGGCTTCACACACATCTGAAAGCACAAGATCATCCAGCTCACCGCACAACTCCTGCAGATCGTGGCGGAAGTTCAACACCGCCTCGTAGTCCCGTTCAAGCTCCGAGGCGATCTGTGCGGTCGGCACAGATCGCATCTCCTTGATCATGTAGAACATCTCCTCGATCGGGAACTTCCGATGCTCGAAAAACGAGCCCGTGAGATCATTAAAATACGTCTCGCACTCCTTACAGCGGTACTGTTGGGCGCCTTTCCCCGTCGTTCCTTTCTTGATGACCGGATCACTCTCCCCGCAGTAGACGCACGACACCGTCGCGCCGAAGCGGGCGCGACGGAGTCGCTCATAACACTCGTCCGGATCAGGAAGGAACACTTCTACCGAATCCCTATCCATCAACAGCAACTAATGGACTCGTCGCTACTGGAAGTTACGACTGGTCGGGATGAGCGTGCCGAAATTCTTCCGAGCGGAACTACCGGGCAGCGACCGCGATATATTTCGAGGTTTGGTGTGTCATTCGTCAACACGGCGCCCGAAACCGCCGGCAGGGCTTGCCGTAACTGACAGTTATAGAAGTCGCAAGCTGTATGCGTGATATACATGACTCGTGGGTTTCGAACGGAGAGTATCCACGCCGGGGCCGCCCCGGACCCGGCGACTGGAGCGCGTGCGACGCCGATCTACCGAACGACGTCCTACGAGTTCGGCGACGCCGACTACGCCGCCGACCTGTACGCGCTCCGTGCGGACGGGGACGTCTACTCTCGCATCTCCAATCCGACGGTGCGGACGCTCGAGTCCCGGCTGGCCACGCTCGAGGGGGGCGTAGGCTGTGTCGCAACCGCCTCGGGGATGGCTGCCATCGACTCGATCACGACCGTCCTCGCACGCGCCGGCGACAACGTCGTCGCCGCCGCGGAGATGTACGGTGGGACGAGCACGTACTTCCGAACCATCGCGTCCCGCCGTGGGGTCGACGCACGCCTGGTCGATCCCCTGTCGTACGACGACTACGCGGCGGCGATCGACGAGGACACAGCGTTCGTCCACGTCGAGACGATCGCGAACCCGTCGCTGGTCACCCCCGACTTCAAACGTCTCGCCGACATCGCCCACGAGCACGCGGTCCCGCTCGTCGTCGACAACACGTTCGCGACGCCGGCGCTGTGCCGGCCCCTCGAACACGGCGCCGACATCGTCTGGGAGTCGACGACGAAGTGGCTCCACGGCGGCGGCACGACCGTCGGCGGCGTCGTCGTCGACGGGGGGACGTTCCCGTGGGACCACCCGGAGGCCGACTACCCCGAACTCGCCGGCGAGAACCCCGCCTTCGAAGTCGACTTCACGGACCGGTTCGGGGAGGCGGCACTGACCCACGTCCTCCGACACCGGGCGCTTCGGGTACTCGGCAACGGACAGTCGCCCGACGACGCCTGGCAGACCCTCCAGGGGATCGAAACGC
The Halalkaliarchaeum desulfuricum DNA segment above includes these coding regions:
- a CDS encoding 50S ribosomal protein L40e — encoded protein: MASFEPAERRTLDKLICMRCNARNPTRADSCRKCGYSRLRPKAKERRSA
- a CDS encoding YeeE/YedE family protein, producing the protein MGIEPLGTLVWALLGGVSYDALFPHGISRYAIGGLFVGLGVVVIYLGTSLIPGASTFLESTLSYVSDQSRFQEYRPSRDWRLVFTAGILLGAVVYAVVYQGGAWTTDVQPWRLFFGGILVGIGTRIGKGCTSGHGVCGVGSRSKTSLVGVATFLIVAIGTAQLVAALGVTP
- a CDS encoding DsrE/DsrF/DrsH-like family protein encodes the protein MSTDTPDSGPADDADAAGDAESTAEEIDPAEEIDPAELQARIEELEEELSAVKAATDDGEKSMTIIATKGSFDMAYPPLILASTAAAFGWDVVVFHTFWGLDILHEEKSRELKLSAVGNPSMPMPNALAALPGMDSVATKMMKRRIEENGTATVEELIDLSLDTGVDLQACQMTMDLMGYEAEDLHDGVTTDVGAATALEHMADSDVQLLI
- a CDS encoding MBL fold metallo-hydrolase; the encoded protein is MDEMDFPTPDVPVESITPEALKEQIDAGEPVTLLDTRMESDYEEWRIDGENVESINIPYYEFLDDEIDESVLEQIPDDEEITVLCAKGGASDYVAGTLIERGYDVDHLEEGMNGWASIYEAVEVERYDGPGTLLQYQRPSSGCLGYLVYDDGEAAIVDPLRAFTDRYLEDAAELGVDLKYAIDTHIHADHISGVRDLDDEGVEGVIPAAAVDRGVTYADELTQAADGDEFQVGDATIETVFTPGHTTGMTSYLIGGSLLATGDGLFVESVARPDLEEGDEGAPDAARQLYESLQERVLTLPDDVLIGGAHFSDAAEPAADGTYTAPIGELVETMDALSVDEDEFVEIVLADMPPRPANYEDIIATNLGQQSVDDDEAFTLELGPNNCAASQDALTGD
- a CDS encoding O-acetylhomoserine aminocarboxypropyltransferase/cysteine synthase family protein gives rise to the protein MTRGFRTESIHAGAAPDPATGARATPIYRTTSYEFGDADYAADLYALRADGDVYSRISNPTVRTLESRLATLEGGVGCVATASGMAAIDSITTVLARAGDNVVAAAEMYGGTSTYFRTIASRRGVDARLVDPLSYDDYAAAIDEDTAFVHVETIANPSLVTPDFKRLADIAHEHAVPLVVDNTFATPALCRPLEHGADIVWESTTKWLHGGGTTVGGVVVDGGTFPWDHPEADYPELAGENPAFEVDFTDRFGEAALTHVLRHRALRVLGNGQSPDDAWQTLQGIETLPLRMDRHCENARIVAEALQDDPRIDWVTYPGLPDHPTHDNAERYLEGFGGMVTFGLADGQAAARRFCESVELASFLANVGDAKTLVIHPASTTHAQLTADEQREAGVPPDMVRLSVGIEDPADVLADIDAGLREATR
- a CDS encoding IS1595 family transposase (programmed frameshift) translates to MDRDSVEVFLPDPDECYERLRRARFGATVSCVYCGESDPVIKKGTTGKGAQQYRCKECETYFNDLTGSFFEHRKFPIEEMFYMIKEMRSVPTAQIASELERDYEAVLNFRHDLQELCGELDDLVLSDVCEADEIYVTAGEKGIEKEDESPRSRGLKKKGRGSFESDKPPVVTLVRRSDGRVEFLVRENLQDVDEEIADKGDKTVILCTDDYTIYDEIDEYDGIDAHLAITHDETYVIGDAHVNSCENRHSFLRQWLAKFRGVSKHHLQGYLNFLSLLLNDRTDWFSKILSYESSR
- a CDS encoding sulfurtransferase TusA family protein, with the translated sequence MSTDYTVTETLDVKGLNCPMPVVKAKQATDDLDTGEVLEIVATDSGSMSDIDGWAGGTDGVELLEQEERNEDGETLYVHFVRKTQ
- a CDS encoding M20 family metallopeptidase, with the translated sequence MSRVPEPIAFVRESNEQLADLAMELLSVDTQNPPGETRGLVDTLEGWFVEWGFDVERHAVDPAKPNLLATLPGETDRTLCYNGHVDTVPFDREAWTYDPLGERVGVSKNGDNETRLYGRGATDMKGPLASMLVAARAFAETGTTPPVTLSFATVSDEETGGAGLKALLESGQLDADACVIGETTCERGNHSVTVADRGSIWLTLSATGESAHGSRPMLGKNAIDRLWTAIERLRARLPARTFDLDPAIESIVEESVDYYAPVMGEEAARELFTRPTVNLGTIEGGEAVNSVPQFARARLDVRVTARVDTPRILAYIRECIDDVEGVTIADTSWSVGTAEPIDAPIVEAVATVAGEVTGEHIYRRSATGGGDAKKLRNAGIPTVEFALGTDTVHAVDEYTTIEALQANAEIYARLPWAFARTLEV
- a CDS encoding YeeE/YedE family protein, with protein sequence MSAGIAPDSGSGRHPLFMPLIFVGGLLFGFGLGFSHMARPEVVLDFLQFTDFGLLFVMFGAAIVTGVTFWVVPRLRDRAPLTGDGYGRRLKPFDRSVLVGGSIFGVGWGLSGICPGAAYASVGIGNWPILWAIAGMFVGAYLQGVWRSQRATVGTPASADD
- a CDS encoding nitrous oxide reductase accessory protein NosL; this encodes MTDHCFATDLTRRRLLSGTATTVTLSTVGLAGCLGSEIPEPIALDGDQHCDQCGMVISEHPGPAGQTYFEGDLPEGRDGPAWFCSSKCTYNYEFDMEDRGETTQVTYLTDYSAVDYGVEGEGDSLVITAHLAADAFADADGLVLVAGSDVEGAMGTALIPFSDADDAEAFAADYGGEIVSHAEVTRELLAGV